A genomic window from Ruminiclostridium cellulolyticum H10 includes:
- a CDS encoding type I polyketide synthase — MLDFNSVKKTKSNKKRIIEIEEISGEDIAVIGMYARLPQADDIEGFWDNLKNGRDCITKFPASRRRDTESYLHYKGSTKRNRYSTGAYLEDIDKFDNSFFNITPKEASLMSPNQRIFLEATWKAIEDAGYGGKKLVGSKTGVYIGFEADAPFDYTRYIEAFDPKSVSVAVTGNLTSVIPSRISYLLDLKGPSISIDTACSSALVAVHMACKGIKNKDCEMAIVGSIRLNFMPMEGQLNFGINASDGRAKTFDDSSDGTGSGEGVITYLLKPLSRALKDKDNIHAVIKGSAINQDGRSIGLSAPNVLAQEDVIVSAWKDAGIDPETVSYIEAHGTGTKLGDPIEVDGISRAFRRYTSKKQFCSIGSVKTNIGHLDNAAGVAGMLKAVLSLKNKQLPASLHYKVPNRRINFKDSPVYVNDKLTPWETHGFPRRCGVSSFGFSGTNCHIILEEAPSVVNKSIDRPCLEVLTLSAKTNDALKELVKRYRLYIQKNEDVDIGNMCYTQNTGRWHFDYRIAVIARNTIELKNKLDKLVSIDFEDINEKEIYFGIQLDNIKQKGQNGLFESKIKELSCEADKKLEEFILSEKTEEDVLYDICKRYVEGANIDWDILYKGEDRTRISLPTYPFRRTRCWINAEEGLENDLFYVTAWESKILKKSSTIKGSVLLFRDSIGKAEKLVAILRGMQVNVIEVDIGSKYKKINNSRYQISASAKAIQSLLNDIDIKDLRYVIHMASISESSTEDISILKQKLQNGIYSLYHLLQGTAKLGLKDRLNIVVVSEYVNKICGEENTLKPENAAMFGMGKSAFWEYPNISIRCIDIDRDTDISVIVPEISAEGVEFCTGYRNGNRYVEIIKQASIENKLLDIKEEGVYVITGGAGGLGIEFAKRLVLRNRRAKLAFINRSKLPERNDWDAILASGSDEKMCRLLNNIKDMEARGAEITLLSADVSEFEGMKVVISELKRRYGNINGIIHSAGISKRDETEEDLRAVLSPKIEGAWILDRLTQEENLDFFVMCSSAITLIGGLGGGGYTAANAYLDSFSAQRSSQGKRTLAINWAAWENTGLAEGMTINEDKELFRVLLPENALDAFENALNSNLDRVIIGELNLSSTILNLGEYLPFRLSDNLKKNTIEKTVQEEEQLKDIKLKGKEEQDYTKTEVLIAKIWGEVLGFEEFNVNDNFFTLGGDSIMITRVETLLEKHYPGRITISELFAYPTISKLSQYLSSSQISGKEADTGETELRDSIFKLFEDIRAGSRNISSAIKYYDSLEVRR; from the coding sequence TTGCTGGATTTTAATTCTGTTAAAAAGACCAAAAGTAACAAAAAAAGAATTATTGAGATTGAAGAAATTTCTGGTGAGGATATTGCTGTAATAGGAATGTATGCTAGACTTCCTCAGGCAGATGATATAGAAGGTTTTTGGGATAACCTTAAAAACGGCAGAGACTGTATAACTAAATTTCCTGCTTCAAGGCGGAGGGATACAGAGAGTTATCTGCATTACAAGGGGAGTACCAAAAGAAATAGATATAGTACCGGTGCGTATCTTGAGGATATAGATAAGTTTGATAACAGTTTCTTTAATATAACTCCCAAAGAAGCAAGTCTTATGAGTCCGAACCAGAGGATATTTCTGGAGGCTACCTGGAAAGCAATAGAGGATGCCGGGTATGGAGGAAAGAAATTGGTTGGAAGTAAGACAGGAGTGTACATTGGCTTTGAAGCAGATGCTCCGTTTGATTATACACGGTATATTGAGGCATTTGATCCGAAATCAGTATCAGTTGCCGTAACAGGTAATCTTACCTCGGTAATACCCAGCCGTATTTCATATCTTCTGGATTTAAAGGGGCCCAGTATATCGATAGATACTGCATGCTCATCTGCACTTGTTGCCGTTCATATGGCATGTAAGGGGATAAAGAACAAAGATTGCGAGATGGCGATTGTAGGCAGCATACGATTGAATTTTATGCCGATGGAGGGACAGCTAAACTTTGGAATAAACGCCTCCGATGGCAGAGCAAAGACCTTTGATGACAGTTCAGACGGTACAGGAAGTGGTGAGGGGGTTATTACTTATCTCCTAAAACCTTTAAGCAGGGCTTTAAAAGATAAGGATAATATACATGCAGTTATTAAAGGAAGTGCAATTAATCAGGATGGAAGATCAATAGGCTTATCGGCACCTAATGTCCTTGCACAGGAGGATGTAATAGTTTCTGCCTGGAAAGATGCGGGCATAGACCCCGAAACAGTGTCATATATAGAAGCACATGGTACAGGTACTAAACTTGGAGATCCCATTGAAGTAGATGGTATCAGCAGGGCATTTAGAAGATATACAAGTAAAAAACAGTTTTGTTCCATCGGATCGGTGAAAACCAATATAGGGCATTTGGATAATGCGGCGGGAGTGGCAGGTATGCTGAAAGCAGTTCTATCACTTAAAAATAAACAGCTTCCGGCATCACTGCATTATAAAGTTCCAAACAGGAGAATTAATTTTAAGGATTCACCTGTATATGTTAATGATAAGCTTACTCCTTGGGAAACACACGGATTTCCAAGAAGATGTGGAGTAAGCTCATTTGGATTTAGCGGGACAAACTGCCATATAATTCTTGAGGAAGCCCCGTCAGTAGTTAATAAAAGTATTGATAGACCCTGCTTAGAGGTTTTAACTCTATCAGCTAAAACAAACGATGCTTTAAAAGAACTCGTGAAAAGGTATAGATTATATATACAAAAAAACGAGGATGTAGATATAGGAAATATGTGCTATACACAAAATACCGGAAGGTGGCATTTCGACTATCGTATTGCTGTAATTGCAAGGAATACCATAGAACTTAAAAACAAGCTGGATAAACTTGTAAGTATAGATTTTGAGGATATCAACGAAAAAGAAATATACTTTGGAATTCAATTGGATAATATCAAACAGAAAGGACAAAACGGACTTTTTGAAAGCAAGATAAAAGAGCTAAGCTGCGAGGCTGATAAAAAGCTTGAAGAGTTTATTTTATCGGAAAAAACAGAAGAAGATGTATTATATGATATCTGCAAGAGGTATGTAGAGGGTGCGAACATTGACTGGGATATACTTTATAAGGGAGAAGACAGGACTAGAATCAGCCTACCAACATACCCTTTCAGAAGAACAAGGTGCTGGATTAATGCGGAGGAGGGTTTAGAGAATGACCTCTTCTATGTAACTGCATGGGAAAGTAAAATATTGAAAAAGTCTTCAACTATAAAAGGCAGTGTATTGCTTTTTAGAGATAGTATCGGTAAAGCTGAAAAGCTGGTTGCAATACTAAGGGGGATGCAGGTCAATGTTATAGAGGTTGATATAGGCAGCAAATATAAAAAGATAAATAATAGCAGGTATCAAATATCCGCCTCTGCAAAAGCAATTCAAAGCCTGTTAAATGACATAGACATAAAGGATTTAAGGTATGTTATACACATGGCCTCTATTTCAGAAAGTAGTACCGAAGATATCAGTATTTTAAAACAGAAGCTGCAAAATGGCATATATAGCTTGTATCATCTTCTTCAAGGTACAGCCAAGTTAGGTTTAAAGGATAGGCTGAATATTGTGGTAGTTTCAGAGTATGTAAATAAAATATGCGGTGAGGAAAATACTTTGAAGCCTGAAAATGCTGCAATGTTTGGTATGGGTAAGTCGGCATTCTGGGAATATCCCAATATAAGCATAAGATGTATTGATATTGACAGAGACACAGATATATCGGTAATTGTTCCTGAGATATCTGCGGAAGGGGTTGAATTCTGCACTGGATATCGAAATGGTAACAGATATGTGGAGATAATAAAACAAGCAAGTATTGAGAATAAGCTTTTAGATATAAAAGAAGAAGGAGTTTATGTTATAACAGGCGGTGCAGGCGGACTGGGTATTGAATTTGCCAAAAGACTTGTTTTAAGGAACAGAAGGGCTAAGCTTGCATTTATTAACCGTTCAAAGCTGCCGGAACGCAACGATTGGGATGCAATATTGGCTTCCGGTTCAGATGAAAAAATGTGCAGACTTCTCAACAATATAAAAGACATGGAAGCTAGAGGAGCTGAGATTACTCTCCTAAGTGCTGATGTTTCAGAGTTTGAAGGTATGAAGGTGGTAATATCAGAGCTAAAAAGAAGATATGGAAATATTAATGGAATAATTCACAGTGCCGGTATATCCAAAAGGGATGAGACTGAGGAAGATCTAAGAGCTGTATTATCTCCCAAAATTGAAGGGGCTTGGATACTGGACAGACTCACTCAAGAAGAAAACCTTGACTTTTTCGTAATGTGTTCTTCAGCTATTACCCTTATAGGGGGGCTTGGAGGCGGAGGATACACTGCTGCTAACGCATATCTTGATTCATTCTCGGCACAAAGAAGTAGTCAGGGAAAGCGTACCCTTGCAATAAATTGGGCGGCATGGGAAAACACTGGGCTGGCTGAAGGAATGACAATAAACGAAGATAAGGAGCTATTCAGAGTACTTTTGCCTGAAAATGCATTAGATGCATTTGAAAATGCTTTGAATTCAAATCTGGATAGAGTAATTATAGGAGAACTTAATCTAAGCAGCACAATATTAAACCTTGGGGAATACTTGCCTTTCAGACTTTCTGACAACTTAAAGAAAAATACTATAGAGAAAACCGTACAAGAAGAAGAGCAGTTAAAAGATATAAAGTTAAAAGGTAAAGAAGAGCAGGATTATACAAAAACTGAGGTGTTAATAGCAAAGATATGGGGAGAGGTACTCGGATTTGAAGAATTTAATGTTAATGATAATTTCTTCACACTGGGAGGCGACTCTATAATGATTACACGAGTTGAAACTCTTCTTGAGAAACATTACCCGGGAAGAATTACAATATCTGAGCTTTTTGCCTATCCGACAATTTCAAAGCTGTCTCAATATCTGAGTTCGTCACAAATAAGCGGTAAGGAAGCAGATACTGGCGAAACCGAGCTAAGAGATAGTATTTTTAAGCTATTTGAGGACATTAGAGCAGGTAGCCGGAATATAAGTAGTGCAATAAAATATTATGATTCATTAGAGGTGAGACGATGA